One window of the Aptenodytes patagonicus chromosome 5, bAptPat1.pri.cur, whole genome shotgun sequence genome contains the following:
- the LOC143160436 gene encoding microsomal triglyceride transfer protein-like codes for MNPQAISEYICLLCFSFVSTAKGDLQPLSFQPRTLYQYRYTLDVQLDHASTPSLQGAWLRAEALVQLHRLWRDQGGEELLQVQIRDLKAQHKPEEERNQDGTGGPPAEIALSQEARTELQQPVFISWSSGKVKAFYGDEAESILISNLKRGVISLLQLQPHASTAVEEDVSGSCQVTYAMSNHSVTKTKDLLSCAKPKSGFTSVNKTFGVEWQPTSKSQYMVKDNLLQSVLAEESHVVSPALRSTTSIKISSRQQLQLVSPPMPGPAEVAGRSLEDVLAGTEGQHQPLGMASLPFRRVCTRCPSLRAYLKAFDSQRVKMDTSKVATTRQFQRFIQMLRSAKKRDVLQLLKRAPEEMLPFVVEAAVAAQSVASLAALSDFLDFGKEPKSLLEKFLYAAAFSPQPSGELLRLVLDKLDGKQLAPEVQETGIVAMGSLIGKLCQQKLCGLQEVERGVETILRGLRGAEEESEVVIYLLALGNAVLPETIPSLLDHAEEGPATVTTAAISALRRFPAWHISGKVKQAMRRIFHEKRKSYEKTCRLAAAEILLDNEPSPMDVINILLAANELETETATFLLLKVQNSLRADHHPARKVMKDIMRDPRINNYNFFSKAGISSSFSGPLTVTQDLLSTFGLDLLFLEGGFLRKSVSDFSLFSRGRRLHAAQVTIEAQGMESMLGENVLEGQEEPELMAGMSAIFFDVQLRPIVFFQGYTDLMAKVLLSSGEPTSVVKGNLLLMDHHQVIPLQSGLQVAIKLQGGLGLDISADMDVSIWEQELKTSINTRGSLAIDFQAELDAPFLQATLRSQTEVETSIQFDTILRFSSSPVLMCLQLREEQVPYREIFTVSKSAGSQSSTARKGRQGTMPGREFALHRANSKVCNLLLMAEE; via the exons ATGAATCCACAGGCGATTTCAGAATACAtttgcctgctttgcttttccttcgtGAGCACAGCAAAAG GGGATTTGCAGCCGCTTTCTTTCCAGCCCAGGACCCTGTATCAGTACCGCTATACCCTGGACGTCCAGCTGGACCACGCATCCACGCCATCCCTGCAGGGAGCCTGGCTGCGGGCTGAAGCGTTGGTCCAGCTGCACCGGCTCTGGAGGGACCAAGGCGGGGAAGAGCTGCTCCAGGTGCAG ATCCGTGACCTAAAAGCCCAACACAagccagaagaggaaaggaaccAGGACGGCACTGGAGGTCCACCTGCAGAGATTGCACTGAGCCAGGAGGCGCGGACAGAGCTCCAGCAGCCGGTGTTCATCTCCTGGAGCAGTGGGAAG GTCAAAGCCTTCTACGGGGACGAAGCAGAAAGCATCCTGATCTCGAACCTGAAACGAGGCGTCATCAgtctgctccagctccagccccacgcCAGCACCGCAGTGGAG GAGGACGTCTCCGGGAGCTGCCAAGTCACGTACGCCATGTCCAACCATTCCGTCACGAAGACAAAAGATCTCCTCAGCTGCGCAAAGCCTAAGTCCGGATTCACCTCTGTAAACAAA aCTTTTGGAGTCGAGTGGCAGCCCACCAGCAAAAGCCAGTACATGGTGAAAGACAACCTCCTCCAGTCGGTGCTGGCAGAGGAAAGCCATGTAGTGTCTCCAGCCCTGAGGTCCACCACCAGCATCAAAATAAGTTCAAG gcagcagctccagctaGTGTCTCCTCCGATGCCCGGCCCAGCAGAGGTGGCCGGACGAAGCCTCGAGGACGTGCTCGCTGGCACGGAGGGACAGCACCAGCCCCTGGGCATGGCCAGCCTGCCCTTCAGGAGGGTCTGCACCCGCTGCCCATCG CTGAGAGCCTACCTGAAGGCTTTTGACAGCCAGAGAGTCAAAATGGACACCTCAAAGGTGGCGACCACGAGGCAGTTCCAGAGGTTCATCCAGATGCTGCGCAGCGCCAAGAAGAGAGatgttctgcagctgctgaagagaGCACCCGAGGAGATGCT CCCCTTCGTCGTGGAGGCAGCGGTGGCCGCACAGTCGGTGGCATCTTTGGCAGCTCTCTCGGACTTTCTGGATTTTGGCAAGGAGCCCAAGTCCCTGCTAGAGAAGTTTCTCTATGCAGCAGCTTTCTCTCCCCAGCCTTCAGGAGAGCTTCTCCGCCTGGTGTTA GATAAGCTGGATGGGAAGCAGCTGGCCCCCGAGGTCCAGGAGACAGGGATAGTTGCCATGGGCTCTCTGATTGGCAAGCTGTGCCAGCAGAAGCTGTGTGGGCTGCAG GAGGTAGAGCGTGGGGTGGAAACCATCCTCAGGGGGCTGAGAGGTGCTGAGGAGGAGTCTGAGGTGGTCATTTACCTGCTGGCCCTGGGGAACGCGGTGCTCCCCGAAACCATCCCCAGCCTCCTGGACCACGCCGAGGAGGGTCCCGCCACCGTCACCACCGCAGCCATCTCTGCCCTGCGGCGATTCCCCGCTTGGCACATCTCCGGCAAG GTGAAACAAGCAATGAGGAGGATTTTCCATGAGAAGAGGAAGAGCTATGAAAAAACATGTCGCCTGGCCGCTGCAGAAATCCTCCTAGATAACGAGCCCTCACCCATGGATGTCATCAACATCCTGCTGGCTGCCAACGAGCTGGAGACAGAGACAGCGACGTTTCTGCTGCTGAAGGTCCAGAACAGCCTGCGTGCCGACCACCACCCGGCAAG GAAGGTAATGAAAGACATCATGAGAGACCCACGGATAAATAATTACAACTTCTTCTCGAAAGCTGGcatctcctcttctttctcagGACCTCTGACAG TCACCCAGGACCTGCTTTCCACCTTTGGGCTGGACCTGCTCTTTTTGGAGGGTGGATTCCTGAGAAAGAGCGTCTCTGACTTCTCGCTGTTCAGCCGTGGCCGGCGGCTTCACgctgctcag GTCACTATTGAAGCACAAGGGATGGAGTCAATGCTGGGAGAAAACGTCTTGGAAGGGCAAGAGGAGCCAGAGCTCATGGCCGGGATGTCTGCCATCTTCTTCGATGTTCAGTTGCGGCCGATAGTCTTCTTCCAGGGATATACAGACTTAATGGCCAAGGTCCTGTTAAGCAGTGGAGAACCCACAAGCGTGGTCAAAGGGAACCTCCTGCTGATGGACCATCACCAG GTCATTCCTCTACAGTCTGGCCTCCAAGTGGCCATCAAACTCCAGGGCGGGCTGGGACTTGACATTTCAGCTGACATGGACGTGAGCATTTGGGAGCAAGAACTGAAAACCAGCATCAACACGAG GGGAAGTCTCGCCATTGATTTCCAGGCAGAATTAGATGCCCCTTTCCTCCAAGCCACCCTGAGAAGCCAGACAGAGGTGGAGACCTCAATCCAGTTTGACACCATCCTGAGGTTTTCCAGCAGCCCAGTGCTCATGTGCCTGCAGCTGAGAGAGGAGCAGGTCCCATACAG AGAAATCTTCACAGTTTCCAAGTCTGCCGggagccagagcagcactgctcgAAAAGGCAGGCAGGGCACCATGCCCGGGCGGGAGTTTGCCTTGCACCGGGCCAACTCCAAGGTCTGCAACCTCCTGCTGATGGCAGAAGAATAG
- the LOC143160301 gene encoding steroidogenic acute regulatory protein, mitochondrial-like: MLRATVKLCCGIAHDHLRRLPGLKITAVAAIQKDVRGLVVRGSRRLHSKIPHYIQRLMGKETAACLEPAGDVSPSQFSSVDLFYITQGETALQRALSILQQHTSWQAETMLDAGAAVSSATLPGLGKVFRAEVVLAVPVARLHRELFERIEQMPQWNPTLGQVKVLQRIGTDTLVTHEVTAPSPGNLVGQRDFVSVRHCGRRETAVYLVGTATHVEPLPLQEGCIRAESRLSCIVLQPLAGDPGRTRFTWLLSMDLKGWIPTSIINRVLPQSQADFIKHLCRHLSATACP, from the exons ATGCTGCGGGCCACTGTCAAGCTGTGCTGTGGCATTGCCCATGACCACCTCCGCCGCCTGCCCG GCTTGAAGATAACAGCCGTTGCGGCAATACAGAAGGACGTGAGAGGGCTAGTGGTAAGAGGATCCCGTCGCCTGCATTCCAAAATTCCTCATTATATTCAGaggctgatggggaaggagacaG CCGCCTGCCTCGAGCCTGCTGGAGACGTCAGCCCCAGCCAGTTCTCCAGCGTGGACCTCTTCTACATCACCCAGGGAGAAACGGCCCTGCAGCGAGCGCTGAGCATCCTGCAGCAGCACACCAGCTGGCAGGCAGAAACGATGCTG GACGCTGGGGCCGCCGTGTCCAGCGCCACCCTCCCTGGACTGGGCAAGGTGTTTCGGGCAGAGGTGGTCCTGGCTGTGCCGGTGGCACGGCTGCACCGGGAGCTGTTTGAGAGGATCGAGCAAATGCCCCAGTGGAACCCGACCCTTGGCCAGGTGAAG GTGCTGCAGCGCATCGGGACGGACACACTGGTGACACACGaagtcaccgctcccagcccggGCAACCTGGTGGGCCAGCGGGACTTCGTCAGCGTGCGGCACTGTGGGAGGAGGGAGACAGCCGTCTACCTGGTGGGCACCGCCACTCATGTCGAGCCGCTGCCCTTGCAGGAAGGGTGCATCAG GGCTGAGTCCCGGCTGAGCTGCATCGTCCTGCAGCCGCTGGCGGGGGACCCTGGCCGTACCCGCTTCACCTGGCTCCTCAGCATGGACCTGAAG GGCTGGATCCCCACATCCATCATTAACCGCGTCCTGCCACAGTCCCAAGCAGACTTCATCAA